The Hoplias malabaricus isolate fHopMal1 chromosome 9, fHopMal1.hap1, whole genome shotgun sequence genome contains a region encoding:
- the prox3 gene encoding prospero homeobox 3 translates to MDSTSDLFQQQQSHLSFDLYTRSPLESTSTGSSYPASSPATYPIISPLLHPNSASQRWGGYRQRQCGFPELPDGREDNVDVSGGRATEGMSQVSLPRLGERRRVSVPESCDWSQDVARVKRHRVDNILRRDGETDSEGPRGRRRITSHGLLEDKSGEEEARKKESREGRRRQRHELKLQLEETRGRLLELQRKVWRAYGEQQLEDERDGGGGAVDEDGIIDEVPEMFSEGEADDCPDSGLSPAVFASIKKQEKHETGQDGNSEEFPEEDMDLDVELDGEGVWLGCSLVQGEWENTTGNEKEKFAQALKQELANVVARVIDRVVRLYSESDHSSTPATVFTQETPVGRVLGPNPGKKPRLEYGPSALLPGGAHAEQSEALPLVAKKLQDKRNPLGQGKHKHSMIPPQNPGLPFLPQPPLPALLPPRNKEPFLPSCPPNPAPLPLPLLHYTMQHLFTRSLSSIPLHKDGLSSEPFMEFRSHNPSFPPLPPLLAQLNPALADRGREEGMRAGGVGGIDGGDVALYLGTGASQEGLSPCHLKKAKLMFFYTRYPSSNTLKTYFPDVKFNRCVTSQLIKWFSNFREFFYIQMERFARQAAREVLPAARERALRLGRNSELFRILNMHYNKSNDYQVPDRFVEVSELALREFFSAIQSGRDADPCWKKSIYKIICKLDSPVPDSFRLPGCPMDTHRMV, encoded by the exons ATGGATTCCACATCAGATCTTTTCCAGCAGCAGCAGTCCCACCTCTCCTTTGACCTGTACACTCGAAGTCCACTGGAGTCCACTTCCACTGGCTCCAGTTACCCAGCTAGTAGTCCAGCCACTTACCCCATCATTTCTCCACTACTACACCCCAACAGTGCCTCTCAGAGGTGGGGTGGATATAGGCAGAGACAGTGTGGGTTCCCTGAGTTGCCAGACGGCAGAGAGGACAATGTGGATGTGTCGGGTGGGAGAGCTACAGAGGGGATGAGCCAAGTATCATTACCCAGACTTGGTGAAAGGAGAAGGGTCTCAGTTCCCGAGTCATGTGATTGGAGCCAGGATGTTGCAAGAGTGAAGAGGCACAGAGTGGACAATATTCTGAGGAGAGATGGCGAGACGGATAGTGAAGGGCCCCGGGGAAGACGAAGAATCACAAGCCATGGCCTACTTGAGGATAAGAGTGGAGAGGAAGAAGCAAGAAAGAAGGAGAGCAGGGAAGGAAGGCGGAGGCAGCGGCATGAGCTGAAGCTCCAGCTGGAGGAGACCAGGGGAAGACTGCTGGAGCTTCAGCGCAAAGTGTGGAGAGCATATGGGGAACAACAGCTGGAGGACGAGAgagatggtggaggaggagcagTAGATGAGGATGGAATAATAGACGAGGTACCTGAGATGTTCTCTGAAGGAGAAGCGGATGATTGTCCAGATAGCGGTCTCTCCCCTGCTGTGTTTGCTTCTATAAAAAAGCAGGAAAAGCATGAAACTGGCCAGGATGGGAATTCTGAAGAGTTTCCTGAAGAGGACATGGACCTGGATGTTGAGCTGGACGGAGAAGGTGTGTGGCTGGGCTGTAGTTTGGTGCAAGGTGAATGGGAGAACACAACTGGCAATGAAAAAGAGAAGTTTGCTCAAGCCCTCAAGCAGGAACTGGCCAATGTTGTGGCTCGGGTCATCGACAGGGTGGTCCGCCTATATTCTGAAAGTGACCACTCATCCACCCCAGCTACAGTTTTCACCCAAGAGACTCCTGTCGGTAGGGTATTAGGTCCAAACCCAGGAAAGAAGCCAAGGCTCGAATATGGACCCAGTGCCCTTCTCCCTGGAGGGGCACATGCAGAGCAATCAGAGGCACTGCCACTGGTGGCAAAAAAGCTTCAGGATAAGAGGAATCCTCTAGGTCAAGGCAAACACAAGCACTCCATGATCCCTCCACAAAACCCCGGCCTACCTTTCCTACCCCAGCCACCTCTCCCTGCACTGTTACCTCCCAGAAACAAAGAGCCTTTCCTGCCCTCCTGTCCTCCGAACCCTGCTCCGCTCCCCCTACCTCTCCTGCACTACACCATGCAGCACCTcttcactcgctctctctccagCATTCCCCTCCACAAGGATGGCCTCTCCAGTGAACCCTTCATGGAATTTCGCTCACACAACCCCTCATTTCCACCCCTGCCACCACTGCTGGCCCAGTTAAACCCCGCTCTTGCTGACAGAGGAAGGGAGGAAGGGATGAGAGCAGGAGGTGTCGGAGGGATAGACGGAGGAGATGTGGCTCTCTATCTCGGTACTGGAGCA TCTCAGGAGGGTCTCTCTCCATGCCATCTAAAGAAAGCCAAGCTGATGTTCTTCTACACACGCTACCCCAGCTCCAACACCCTCAAGACTTACTTCCCTGATGTCAAG TTCAACCGCTGTGTCACCTCTCAGCTCATCAAGTGGTTCAGTAACTTCAGAGAGTTCTTCTACATTCAGATGGAGAGGTTTGCTCGTCAGGCAGCTCGTGAGGTTCTTCCTGCAGCCAGAGAGAGGGCACTGCGCCTCGGACGAAACTCAGAGCTGTTCCGCATCCTAAACATGCATTACAACAAGAGCAATGACTACCAg GTGCCAGACAGGTTTGTAGAAGTGTCTGAGTTGGCTCTTAGGGAGTTTTTCTCTGCAATCCAGAGTGGACGTGACGCTGACCCCTGCTGGAAAAAGTCCATCTATAAGA